ACTGTTCCCTCCCTTCCTGCCTTTTGGCCGCATTTTCTTCCGTTTCGCCGCCTGCTCCTGATCGTCTTCCCGAAGTTGCCTGTTGGCGGCCTTGGTGGTGTCCAGCCTGGGTTTCTTGCTGGAGATAACGTCGAGAAGCTCCAGCTGCCTCCGCCTCTCCGCCGAGAAGTCTCCGATCAGGGGCTGGAACTTCCTCCTCTGGCCGGCATTCCTCGGCTCCTGCTCCTTGGGGAGCCTTGGCTGAAACTTGCCGACCGAAGCGGTGGAGGCCCTCGCCACGCGGATGGCTTCGCCGAGCTCGGCTTTGCTGGGCTGCGGGGTGGGGGCGAGCCCCAGGCCGGGCACCTTGTGCTTCTGGGCCCTGGCGATGTTCCGCAGCCTGTTCAGCTCGTTCTTGGCCACTCGCTCTTTCTTGGCGGCCACCCGTTTGGCGAACTGGTCCTCGTTGGGGTCGGCGGAGTCGGGCACTTCCAGGACCCACTCCTTGGTCTCATCGTTGGCTCTCTGGTAACCCCAGCGGCGGCGCCACTCCTTCCGGCTCTCGTCCCACACCAGGCCGCTCTTCTTCTTCTTCCGGATGCCCTTGAGTTTGGCGAACTGCTCCCAGCGGGTGGGCGCCCGGGGTTTGGGTACCGGCTTTTCCCGGGGGATGCGGGTGGAGGGCGGGGGCAGCGaggccaccaccccctcctggAGCCTCTCGCTCGGCAGCTGCCACACGGCGTTCACCAGCAGCTGCGTGTTGTCCCGGGCCAGGGAGCGCAGCCAGGCCTCGGCCTCCCGCTGGCCCCCCGCCTTCAGCGGGTTCGTGTCCAGCGCCGTCAGGCTGCCCAGGTCCAGCTCCAACTCCACCGGACGCTCCACCCGGACCGAGCGCTCGGCCTCGGCCACCAGCTGCTCCGCCGCCAGCGCCGCCATCTTCACCCGACCTCACTTCCGCCGGTGTCGTCACTTCCTCCGAGCGCGCGCCACGTGATCGCCCAACGGCCGGAGCAGCAGCAGGTCAGGAGCTTTATCCCCGCCCActgacacaccccctccccctgcacagccccctccctccaaaaccgccctcctcccccacaccccacatccccatccccccaacacaccctcctccaaaccccttccccccaaaaccccttccccacacccctcccctcccctctcccacacccccctccccttccccaccccctcttccccccacacccccttccccccacacctcTCCTCTCGCCCACACACCCCCCGACACCCCATTCTCCACcacaccccactctcccccacacccccctctcccccacactcccactccccccaacctcccccccccacacctctcccacaaccctctcacccactccacccaaaaccccctctccccacacccaccttcccccaacaccccctctcccccacacccccctctcccccacacccccctctcccccccacacccctctccccccaacacccccctctcccacaatcccctccccccacaccaccctccccccaacaccccctgCTCCCaacacccccttcccccacacccaCTTCCCCCAacaactcctcctcccaccacccactcccccccaaTACCCCCTCTCCCCgaacaccccctcccacccccaaccccctcctcccccacacacactcttctcccacacccctcctcccctacacccattccccccacatcctctcccccacacacctcccccacgcACACTTCCTCCCACacgccctcccccccacactccccaccccaccccctcccccctcacatacacacaaccctcctcccacatacacacccctCCCTCCACGCACACACCGCTAACCCACACAATTCCCCGTCCCCCACATGCGCTCCCCCCGACCCCACatacactcccccctcccccacacacacccactcccccacatacacccactcccccctcccgcccacacacactccctcctccccccccacacacacactcaaccctccccccccacacacacaaccctcccccCACAAACACTTAACcctcccccccgcacacacacactccccctcaccacacacacacacacacacgcacacacacactcccccctacaAGCACATACTACCCCCCCCAAACactcctccccacacacacacacactccccctgccccacacacacactcaaccctcccccacacatacacctccccccacacacacgtcccccatcccccccatacacactcccccacacacacactcaacactcccccacacacacactcaacactcccccacacacacactcccccctcccccacatgcACTCCCTACAACCCCACACACACtacccatccccccacacactcccccctcccccccacagacattcccccctccacccccacacactcccccccccccccacgcacacacactcccccctccccccacactcacctctccaccccccacacactcacctctccccccacacaaccacactcccccacactccccacccccacacacacactcaactctccacctcacacacacacacaccccaccttccccccccacacacactcccccccacacacactcccccccccccacacacactcccccccccacacacactcccccccccacacacactcccccccccacacacactcccgcccccacacatacactcctccccacacacacacaccccacacacactccctccgcACACAaactaccccacacacactccccctccccccccacacacactccccctccccccccacacacactccccctcccccccccacacacactccccccccacacacactccccttcccCACGCACACAttccccttccccacacactcccccctcccccccacacatactcccccctcccccccacacacactccccctcgtccccacacacacacttcccccccccacagacacccctcccccacatacgcacccccctcccccactcacactaccccccccacactcactccccttcacaccacacactccccctccccccacacacactccccctcccccccacacacacactccccctcccccacacacactcctcccccctcccccacacacactcctcccccccacacaatcaacccccacacacacactcctcctccacacacactcaccccttccccacacacgcattcacccctccccccacacacccctcttcccacacacacccccacacacacacaccctcccccatacacacactcacccctccccccacacacactccccctccccccacacacaccctctccccctccccccacacacaccctctcccccacatacacaccctccccccacacacacactccccctccccctccccccacacacactccccccctctcccccacacacactccccctcccacacacacactccccctccccccacacacactccccctccccccacacacaccctctccccctccccccacacacaccctctcccccacatacacaccctccccccacacacacactccccctccccctcccccacacacactcccccccccccccctcccccacacacactccccctcccacacacacactccccctcccacacacacactccccctccccaccacacactctacccctccacaccacacacactacccctccccaccacacacacccctcctaccccacacacacccctccccacacacacccttcctaccccacacacacacccccttccccacactccccctcccccatacaCACTTCCGCTTCCACATACActgtcacccctccccctcccctacacactcaccctcccccatacactccccctcccccatacaCAGTCAcccttccccacacacacactccccaaccccccccacacacacacccctccccacaacacacacacccctcccccccacacacacccctcccccacgcgcacactcccccttcccccccccacacactccccctcccccatacaCAGtcacctctcccccacacacactccccctcccccaacacattttacccctccccaccacacactctacccctccacaccacacacactacccctccccaccacacacacccctcctaccccacacacacccctccccacacacacccttcctaccccacacacacacccccttccccacactccccctcccccatacaCACTTCCGCTTCCACATACACTGtcactcctccccctcccctacacactcaccctcccccatacactccccctcccccatacaCAGTCAcccttccccacacacacactccccaaccccccccacacacacccctctcccccacacacccctccccacaacacacacacccctcccccacacgcacactcccccttccccccccccacactcccccttccccccccccacactcccccttcccccccccacacactccccctcccccatacaCAGtcacctctcccccacacacactccccccccaaaccaacacaccccctcccccacacacacacattcacccctccacccacacactcactccttccccacccccacacactctccccctctcctctacacacacactcaaccccccccacacacactcaaccctaccaccacacactcacccctcccccccatacacactcaacCCTCCCCCCCCATGCACACAccgctcccccacacactccttcTCCCCAAcatactcccccctcccccacatactcccccctcccccacacacactcccccctcccccacatacacactcccccctcccccacatacacactcccccctcccccacatacacactcccccccccccccacacacactcccccctccccccccacacacaccccctcccccccccacacacactccccctccccccccacacacactccccctccccccccacacacactcaccctcccccccacacacactcaccctccccccccacacacactcaccctcccccccacacacacacattcccccctccccccatatacactcccccctccccccccacacaaacactcacccctccctccacacacacactcccctcccccccacacacactcccccttccccacacacacactcccccttccccacacacacactcccccccctccccccacacccccccccccacacacacacacacaccctccccccacacacacacaccctccccacacacacacacacacacacacacacacttcccctcccccacacacatccaTATGTAACCTGCTCCTCAATAAACAGGTAATTACTCTAAATCATCCACAGTTTACAGTGGGTAATTATGATCTTGAACCCCACCAAACCAGCATATATTCATAGATCCCAGAcagctcccagttcagtctgaaaCACTTTGCAAGACATATAGTATACAACAAAGGGAAAGTGAGCCCTGCAGATTctagagatcagaatcaaaacgtgtggtgctggaaaagcacagccagtcaggcagcatccaaggagcaggagagttgacgtttcaggcataagcccttcagggcTGTTGGAGGAGGTCTCTAGCTGATTATAACCTTACTGCGAAGCCTCTTTCAAggatgcccaccttgaagaagtcctcctcctccctccacaaGGCACCCTCATCCCCCACCtttatctacctatcacatttccatctaccttcccccagccccacaccctcccatttatctctccgcctTCTTGCACCGCACCCtctcaacattcctgatgaagggcttatgcccgtaacgttgactttcctgctcctcggatgctgcttgccctgctgtgcttttccagcatcacaccttTTGACTATAACATACAACAAGATTGTTCATATTATGGAAAAGGAATCCTCCACTGTTTTGAACCTGGTCCTTTGAAATTTACAGACAATATCCAAAAGACTTAGATTTTATTGGCATAGAAATTAATGAGCTGTGAGTGATAAATCCTTTATCGTTTTAAATTGAAACTGACCACATGTACGAACAGTAATAGTAGGCATGTAATGGGAGGCTTCTGTATGTTGTGTTTGTTCAGTTCGTTCCCAAGTGcaggattcacacacacacttgcacttAAATGTTTTGTTTTTCTATTTTATATTTATTTTACTTTGATCAGGGAGATTTTTTGTATTATTAAGAGATGAGAGTGTGGTTTTGTTGTCTAGTTGTCCCTGAGAAGCTGGTGATGAGCACATTTCTTGAATAGTAGGTATGGCCTCAGTGCTGTCAGGAAGGATGATATAGAggcgctggtgttggactggggtgaacaaagttaaaaatcacacaactccaggttatagtccaacaggtttatttggaaactctacctttcggagcgctgctcctttatcagctAATCTACctgaaaataaacctgttggactataaattgGTGATGTGTAAATTTGAACTTTGTTAGGAAGGATGtttaacactgaaggaacagcaatctaATTCCAAATCAGTGTGTTGTATGACTTAGAGGTGTTGCTGTTTCCATGTACCTGCTGATTTTGTTCCTTTAGGTGAGAGATGTTGTGGTTCTGGAAAGTTATGTCAAAGGAGCTttgatgagttgctgcagtgtatctTTGTAATGTAAATCTATTTCCAGGAAACCATCACCGCACAAGGTGAGAAGAGAAGAACAAAAGGGTCactaaaggtaaagttgccatagttttaccagaccatagggctgctctctcattagagagagagagagagagggctggtgGCAGTTTAATCTGAAggacaccacacctcaggtgagaggagagattgagaaagagtTCTTCATAATAACCTCAGCTGATGTAGGCATTGAATCTATGTTGATTGTGTCACTCTATTGCTGTCTGGCCAACAGAGCTGAACTGAAAGGATTACTGAAAATGTGTTTTTCGTTTGAAAAATGCGAGAATTAGGAAAGATTTTGAAGAAAGTCACAAGCTGTCAGAAAAGACGCTGTTCCATCCCATGAGTACCCAATAGAGGTATTTTCAATGTTGGCCTCTCTGAGAAATGTATTCAATCAACGCCATCAATAAGAAGAGCGTTTTTTCCTAATCTTGTAATTGTATCATCACAGATTTGATCAATACACTCCAGGTGCTAATCTCTATTTGTTACGTTATTGGGGTAATAAATAAAAGTGGGAGAGTCTGAGGGAAATGTTCGGTTCAGGATTGTCTCTGACAAAAATGTTTTTAAAGGTTGAAACATGGCAGCAATCATTAAATGAAGTCAGTTGTGAAACCGTATTGCAGTTTTGAAGCAACAAGGAGATTGATGTGTGCCTACCAATGTTGATTATAAATGTTTGCCTTATATATGATGCAGTTGCACTTTGCCAACAATTGGTGGCAATAAAACTTTGGTTTTTGGAATCACTTCTCCGGATAGTTTCAAGGAGGGAGCCTGGGCACCAGCTAACAGCCATCTGGAGAGCAGAGGGAGGCCTGGAAAGGCAGTGAACATGTGGAAGAGGGTGGATGTGGAAGGGGGGAGCTGTGGAAGGGGGTGGATGTGGAAGGGGGTGGATGTGGAAGAGGGGAGCTGTGGAAGAGGGTGGATGTGGAAGGGGGTGGATGTGGAAGGGGGTAGCTGTGGAAGGGGGTAGCTGTGGAAGGGGGGAGCTGTGGAAGGGGGTGGATGTGGAAGGGGGTGGATGTGGAAGGGGGTGGATGTGGAAGGGGGTAGCTGTGGAAGAGGGGAGCTGTGGAAGGGGGTGGATGTGGAAGGGGGTGGATGTGGAAGAGGGTAGCTGTGGAAGAGGGGAGCTGTGGAAGGGGGTGGATGTGGAAGGGGGTGGATGTGGAAGAGGGTGGATGTGGAAGAGGGTGGATGTGGAAGAGGGTGGATGTGGAAGAGGGTGGATGTGGAAGAGGGGAGATGTGGAAGGGGGTGGATGTGGAAGAGGGGAGCTGTGGAAGAGGGGAGCTGTGGAAGAGGGGAGCTGTGGAAGAGGGGAGCTGTGGAAGAGGGGAGCTGAGGAAGAGGGTGGATGTGGAAGGGGGTGGATGTGGAAGAGGGTAGCTATGgaagagggtagtggtggaagaaGGTGGATGTGAATAGGGTagcggtggaaggatgcttttcaaaATAGAaggttgtgactagtggtgttccatggggatcagtgctgggacctctgctgttcgtgATCTAcataatgatttggaggaaaacatagttggtttaattagtaagtttgcggatgatacaaagattggtggagttgcggatagtgagggggattgtcagaggatacagcaggatatagattagTTGGAGGCATTGGCAGAAAAAAGCATATGGAGTTTAGACCactagacataggagcagaaattaggccatttgacccattgagtctgctctgccattcaatcatagctgataggtttttcaatcccattttcctcctttctccctgtaactggacaaatccggacaaatgtgaggtgatgtattttggaaggtcatatacagatggaaaatattcagcgaATGGCAGATCCTTAGGAgaattgatatgcagagggatctggatgtacAGGTCCACTGATtactgaaggtggcagtgcaggtagCTAAGTTAATAAAACAGGCCTGTAGCATGCTGGTTGTCATTGGAAAGGcgttgagtataaggatagacaagttatcctgcagctttataaaactttcGTTAGGCCACATGTGGAATaatgcgtacagttctggtcaccaggaggatgtggatgctttgga
The Chiloscyllium punctatum isolate Juve2018m chromosome 5, sChiPun1.3, whole genome shotgun sequence DNA segment above includes these coding regions:
- the rrs1 gene encoding ribosome biogenesis regulatory protein homolog, with amino-acid sequence MAALAAEQLVAEAERSVRVERPVELELDLGSLTALDTNPLKAGGQREAEAWLRSLARDNTQLLVNAVWQLPSERLQEGVVASLPPPSTRIPREKPVPKPRAPTRWEQFAKLKGIRKKKKSGLVWDESRKEWRRRWGYQRANDETKEWVLEVPDSADPNEDQFAKRVAAKKERVAKNELNRLRNIARAQKHKVPGLGLAPTPQPSKAELGEAIRVARASTASVGKFQPRLPKEQEPRNAGQRRKFQPLIGDFSAERRRQLELLDVISSKKPRLDTTKAANRQLREDDQEQAAKRKKMRPKGRKGGNSHNRNNKGKGQHRKTGMKPHGKRK